The proteins below come from a single Torulaspora delbrueckii CBS 1146 chromosome 5, complete genome genomic window:
- the LEA1 gene encoding U2 snRNP complex subunit LEA1 (similar to Saccharomyces cerevisiae LEA1 (YPL213W); ancestral locus Anc_6.230) yields the protein MKFTPSVILDAAEYYVDHFDRKHDVDKCTILRNLQLETDDELMPSSLKRLAKPTHVLDLTNNELTSIPDLQLRSDIHTILLSRNQISLLDGRLLPRKIRNLVVADNNLSTFEQLNGLKGAPSTLENLVLRGNQVCHTAGYREHVVRTVPSLTVLDFERVTNQERLRSKQVESSKIATEATVTDTRRDKSSEIMHLVVSKMSDEKRKELKEQLASATSLAEIARIEKLLSGGV from the coding sequence ATGAAGTTCACGCCAAGCGTGATTTTGGATGCTGCAGAGTACTATGTGGATCACTTTGATCGAAAGCACGATGTTGATAAGTGTACTATTCTGCGAAATTTGCAATTAGAGaccgatgatgaattgatgCCTTCGAGTTTGAAAAGACTGGCAAAGCCTACGCATGTATTAGATCTTACAAATAATGAGCTGACTAGCATCCCAGATTTGCAGCTGAGGAGCGATATTCATACTATCTTACTTTCCAGGAACCAGATAAGTTTACTGGATGGAAGGCTCTTGCCTCGAAAGATTCGCAACCTGGTGGTAGCAGATAACAACCTATCAACTTTTGAGCAATTAAATGGCTTGAAGGGGGCTCCATCTACATTGGAAAACCTGGTGCTTCGAGGGAACCAAGTTTGTCACACAGCAGGATACCGAGAGCATGTAGTCCGAACAGTACCAAGCCTTACGGTCCTTGATTTTGAGCGAGTTACtaatcaagaaagattgcGTTCCAAGCAGGTTGAAAGTAGTAAGATAGCAACGGAGGCCACTGTTACCGACACCAGGAGGGATAAATCCTCAGAAATTATGCATTTAGTTGTCAGTAAGATGAGTGACGAAAAGAGGAAAGAGCTAAAAGAACAACTTGCAAGTGCTACATCGCTAGCGGAAATTGCTCGTATCGAGAAATTACTTTCTGGAGGCGTCTGA
- the THI6 gene encoding bifunctional hydroxyethylthiazole kinase/thiamine-phosphate diphosphorylase (similar to Saccharomyces cerevisiae THI6 (YPL214C); ancestral locus Anc_6.231): MVFDKQKVDYSLYLVTDSSMLPDGTTLYSQVEAGLKNGVTLVQLREKDCETKDFIAEALEVQKLCKKFNVPLIINDRIDVALAIDADGVHVGQDDIPIPMVRKLVGPDRIVGWSVGFREEVETLAKWGPDMVDYIGVGTLFPTLTKKNPKKAPMGPQGAIKVLDALEEFGANWCRTVGIGGLHPVNIGRVLFQCVSSNGKRALDGICVVSDIMAAKDAGAATKNLRRIIDQGNYHFVNLQLKNSAITQETFKSVLGQVALTRPLVQHVTNKVHQNFGANITLALGSSPIMSEVKDEVHELARIPNATLLLNTGSVAPVDMLKEAITCYNNEQRPIIFDPVGYSATETRRLLNDTLLSHGQFTCIKGNTSEILSLAKLTVEKMKGVDAFVGNVDEEMLSRATRIVAYTYKTVAVCSGETDFVADGTENGHFTLSNGPVKTAIDLPCVKINNGPISIMGDITASGCSLGSTIACCLGGANAESNVFDAVVTAVILYKTAGKLASTRCQGSGSFHVQLIDALYELFHANEPARWTASYRMLN; this comes from the coding sequence ATGGTGTTTGATAAGCAAAAGGTTGATTACTCTCTTTACCTGGTGACGGACTCTTCCATGTTGCCGGATGGTACGACTCTTTATTCCCAGGTTGAGgctggtttgaaaaatggcGTTACCTTGGTGCAATTACGTGAGAAAGATTGTGAGACTAAAGATTTCATTGCTGAAGCACTGGAAGTTCAGAAACTATGTAAGAAGTTCAATGTGCCATTGATCATAAATGACCGTATTGACGTGgctcttgcaattgacGCAGATGGTGTCCATGTGGGGCAAGACGATATTCCCATCCCAATGGTCAGAAAACTGGTTGGTCCGGACAGAATTGTTGGTTGGAGTGTTGGATTCCGTGAGGAAGTGGAAACCCTGGCCAAATGGGGACCCGACATGGTCGATTACATTGGAGTTGGAACGCTGTTCCCTACTTTGACAAAGAAAAATCCTAAGAAGGCACCTATGGGACCTCAAGGTGCTATCAAAGTGCTAGATGCATTGGAAGAGTTCGGAGCCAACTGGTGTAGAACCGTTGGGATTGGAGGCCTGCACCCAGTGAATATCGGGAGAGTACTTTTTCAATGTGTGAGCTCAAACGGTAAGCGCGCTCTTGATGGTATTTGTGTTGTAAGCGATATTATGGCCGCTAAGGACGCAGGTGCGGCTACCAAGAATTTGCGTCGTATTATCGACCAAGGAAACTATCACTTTGTTAACCTCCAGTTGAAGAATAGTGCGATAACTCAggaaactttcaagagtGTTTTGGGTCAAGTCGCACTCACCAGACCCTTGGTTCAACACGTCACCAACAAggttcatcaaaatttcGGTGCTAATATCACTTTGGCTCTTGGATCTTCGCCCATCATGTCTGAAGTAAAGGATGAGGTTCACGAACTTGCGCGTATTCCTAATGCAACCCTATTGCTGAATACTGGATCGGTAGCACCTGTCGATATGCTGAAGGAAGCTATCACTTGCTATAACAACGAGCAAAGACCAATTATCTTTGATCCAGTTGGTTACAGTGCAACTGAAACTAGAAGGTTGCTCAATGATACCTTGCTATCTCATGGCCAGTTCACATGCATCAAGGGCAATACAAGTGAAATCCTATCATTAGCAAAGCTCACAGTTGAGAAGATGAAGGGTGTTGATGCTTTTGTTGGAAATGTCGATGAGGAAATGCTCTCTCGTGCCACTCGTATCGTTGCTTATACGTACAAGACAGTTGCGGTTTGCTCTGGTGAGACTGACTTCGTAGCTGATGGGACTGAGAACGGTCATTTTACACTTTCCAATGGCCCGGTTAAGACCGCTATCGATTTGCCATGTGTAAAGATCAACAATGGCCCTATCTCGATCATGGGTGACATTACAGCTAGTGGTTGTTCCTTAGGCTCAACAATAGCCTGCTGTCTAGGGGGTGCAAACGCAGAATCTAATGTATTTGACGCTGTTGTAACGGCCGTCATACTTTACAAAACAGCAGGCAAGCTAGCTTCTACTCGTTGCCAAGGCAGTGGATCGTTCCATGTTCAACTGATAGACGCATTATATGAGCTCTTCCATGCAAACGAACCCGCAAGATGGACAGCTTCTTACAGAATGCTTAACTGA
- the CBP3 gene encoding Cbp3p (similar to Saccharomyces cerevisiae CBP3 (YPL215W); ancestral locus Anc_6.232), with translation MTKFHDTQPIWEGSFDCLAPFIRLKMFQNRLFQRQIGCALQFGRLEARSHFSRSSLLLNELKKKDQVESPEELAKTSHMKAEPLDFTNHAPIKAAKGKVYPKSKYESKSYQLPKWKEALGELVIRTFKLDMDKVRAGPVAGFYYYSLCKEQALQYEGEELSETAKFFYEDLKLPRTFSQWFQITLLHEWILFVRMRAMPFKYGRNYQQKLVDRTFADIEMRLFEEMNVNSGRIADQYLKDFNTQMRGAIFAYDEGFFTDDATLATAVWRNLFSGRKNIDMVHLEAVVRYIRSQLYVLSRLSDRDFAMGNFKFVPPNESVSVLTPEQEAQIKERVAEKYKAMDADPNTLPSNRSKLSYTN, from the coding sequence atgacGAAATTTCACGATACACAACCTATCTGGGAAGGATCGTTTGATTGCTTAGCTCCCTTCATCAGGCTCAAAATGTTTCAGAATCGTTTATTCCAACGACAGATTGGTTGCGCCCTTCAGTTTGGACGCTTAGAGGCAAGATCCCACTTCTCTCGCTCATCTCTCTTACTCaatgagttgaagaaaaaagacCAGGTAGAATCTCCAGAAGAGCTAGCCAAGACTTCTCACATGAAAGCTGAACCATTGGATTTTACCAATCATGCACCTATAAAGGCAGCCAAGGGAAAGGTTTATCCAAAATCGAAATATGAGTCCAAGTCTTATCAACTACCTAAATGGAAAGAAGCACTGGGTGAACTAGTCATTCGTACTTTCAAATTAGATATGGATAAAGTGAGAGCTGGGCCCGTGGCAGGTTTTTACTACTACTCGCTTTGTAAGGAACAAGCTTTGCAGTACGAAGGAGAAGAGTTGTCAGAGACGGCGAAATTTTTCTATGAGGACTTGAAACTACCACGTACCTTTTCccaatggtttcaaattACTCTACTTCATGAATGGATCCTTTTCGTTCGTATGCGTGCAATGCCGTTCAAGTATGGTCGTAATTACCAGCAGAAGTTGGTGGATAGAACTTTCGCAGACATTGAGATGAGGCTGtttgaagagatgaacGTTAATTCTGGTAGGATTGCTGATCAATACTTGAAGGATTTCAACACTCAAATGCGTGGTGCTATCTTCGCTTACGATGAAGGTTTCTTCACTGACGATGCAACACTTGCAACTGCAGTATGGAGAAATTTATTCAGTGGTAGAAAAAATATCGATATGGTCCATCTGGAGGCAGTTGTGAGATACATCCGTTCTCAACTTTACGTGTTGAGTAGGTTGTCTGACAGGGATTTTGCAATGGGTAATTTCAAGTTCGTACCACCAAATGAGTCGGTGAGTGTCTTGACACCAGAGCAAGAAGCCCAAATTAAGGAAAGAGTCGCAGAGAAGTACAAGGCCATGGACGCAGATCCAAACACTTTACCAAGTAATAGAAGTAAACTATCATACACTAATTGA